From the genome of Alteromonas stellipolaris:
CGTTAGGGGTTCGCTATGCGCGTCAATACGGCATGTTATGTATTAAGTTCCTTGAAGGCAAAAACGGACTCGATAGCATGGGTGAGAACTTTGGTGCCGACATGTACAAAGCTGAAGTTGACTACCTTATTGATCACGAATGGGCGATGTCCCTTGAAGACGTAATTTGGCGCCGTACTAAACATGGTTTACGTTTAAACCAAAGCGAGCAAGCCAACCTAGAAAGCTATATAACGAGTCGCGTTTCAAAAAGTGTCGATATGCAGCAATCTGCGTAGATATTAACTATAAAATCTTAACAGCCCGCATCTTTACTTCACAAAGTGCGGGCTTTTTTTATGTTCAATATACTTAAAAATGACAATATATTTAGCTATCTAGCTTTGATGCTATTAGTAAAAAGGAGGATAGGATGAAGGAAATAATTCTGATCCGGCACGGGAAGCCACTGTCTGCTCACAATAATAAATTAAGTGCAGGCGAATTTACCAATTGGGTTCGCCAATACAATCAGTCACCTTTAGACAGTGCCCATTACCCAAATGAAAAGCGCCAGTTTGCCACACACCATATCATCGCTAGCCCGCTAAAAAGAGCACAGCTTTCAGCGAATTATTATATGGGCGAGCCTGCAACCGATGTTATTCCTGAGCTAAAAGAGATGGATATTCCCTATTACAGGTTGCCACTTAGATTACGAGCTTGGCATTGGGTTTTATTAAACAGGTTAATGTGGATTTGTGGGAAAGCTGGGCGGTTTGAGTCTTTTATTGAGGCTAAAAATCGCGTTGGTAAAGCTGCCCATGAACTCGAAAAGAAAGCCGAACAGCACGCTCAAATTGTTGTGTTTGGACACGGTATGAGTAATCGTTACATTCGTGTTTTTCTGGCTAAAAGAGGCTGGGAAATAACGGAAAAAAATAACGGCTATTGGGGTGTGACTCGTTTAATAAAAAGTTGAAATATTCTTAAAAATAAACAACTTTCGTCTACTGGTGCTATTGTTATTACTTTGTTGTAATAACACAATTATTCATGGTCAAAGATTTTACAATGCACATTGGATGGCGCCAATACCTAAAGCAGAAATTTAGACGTGTTCCCAAGCACCATGTGCTCGGCGTTTCTGTAGACGCTGAGTCTGTATCCTTCTGCATCGTAAAGCGTGAGCAAGATTCAATAGTTTTAGTTGACGAAGAAACGGTAACACCAGAAAAATGGGGTGAAAAGCTTCATACTTGGCTAAAGGAAAAAAACCTTCTTGGTATTTCAACCTGCGTGTGTATGTCTCACAGTTGGTACAGCGCGTTACAACTAGACCGCCCAAATGTTGAGAACGATGAAGTTCACGGTGCACTGCAATGGTCTGTTGCTGAAATATTGGGTAGCGACAAAGCCTATGTATTTGATTATGTCGATTTGCCCGTGCCCCTTGCAGGCACGAACAAGGTAAATGTGTTCGCGCTACCTCGCTCTGTCATTGCTGATGTTGTCAGCCATATCCAATCCGCCGATGTCACTTTAAAAGAAATCACGACTGCTGAATTAGCGCTATGCGAGCTCATGCCGTCAATGGAAAGCGCCACCGTACTGTTAACACAAGAAGCCGGTGAAGAAGTGGTTTTGAATGTGGTTAAAGATGGAAACCTTTATTCTTCTCGGCGGTTAAAAGGTTTTGAAAATATTGGCTCCTTTTCCCAAGAAGAATTGGAAATGGGACTGCTTGATAATTTGGGTGTGCAAATTCAACGCTCTATGGATCACTTTGAAAGTCAGTTGCGCCAACCGCCCATCCGTTCGGTTTTATTTCGGTTAGACTCCCCGCATTCTAGTACGCTTAAGATGCAGCTCAGCCAGTTAATTCCGGCACAAATCGACCAGTTAATTTCGCCTATTCAAGTCAGCGATGAAATTGATGTTTATCGGCTGAACTTGGTGAGCTTAAGTGCTGCGTTTTGTGCATTGGTTCCACAACCTATAGCACCTCCTACTATGAGTACTGCAGGAGAGTTAAAATGAGACAGCGGATTAACCTCTATTGGCCAGAGTTTAAACCGGAGTTTCGCTGGTTGAATACAAGCACAATGCTCGTAGTGTGGTTACTCACATTACTGATAATTGTGCTAGTTACAATGAGGTTGAGCGCGACGGTTCAAAAACAAAGTGCAGTGTTAAACCAAGCGCAAGAGCGAACTATCCAGCTTGATGAAGACTTAGCCATGGCGAAATCTCAATTAGCTGAACGAAAGCCATCACAAGTTTTATCTGAAGAGCTCGAAACGTTAAACCTTTCGGTCAGCCAAAAAACTTTACTTATAGAAGAATTGAGTGGGCAAGAAACCAGAGAGCAGGCGCCATTTTACCAAGCCCTAAATGGTTTTGCCGATATTGCAGATGGTTCTCTATGGCTAACGCGATTTGTGGTGCACAGTGAGCGATTGTCATTATATGGAAAGGTAAACGACCCAGGTGCATTGCCAGCGTGGTTAAAACGACTAGGAAACGCTACCTACTTTGAAGAAAAAGAATTTGAAGTCATTAAATTA
Proteins encoded in this window:
- a CDS encoding histidine phosphatase family protein, producing MKEIILIRHGKPLSAHNNKLSAGEFTNWVRQYNQSPLDSAHYPNEKRQFATHHIIASPLKRAQLSANYYMGEPATDVIPELKEMDIPYYRLPLRLRAWHWVLLNRLMWICGKAGRFESFIEAKNRVGKAAHELEKKAEQHAQIVVFGHGMSNRYIRVFLAKRGWEITEKNNGYWGVTRLIKS